In Aspergillus oryzae RIB40 DNA, chromosome 6, one genomic interval encodes:
- a CDS encoding SDR family oxidoreductase (flavonol reductase/cinnamoyl-CoA reductase): protein MRVFVTGGTGFIGKAVVEELIGKGHSVLALTRSEKGAKLLANLGADVYHGNLGDLESLRKGAAASEGVIHCAFRNTVQDFTVAEFEAACQEERQAIEAIGNALVGSNKPLVITSGTMLLPPGRLGTEDDHDPNPRSPIALARGPSEILALSFASKGVRVSILRIPPVNYGEGDEGFVPMMIDAARKNMKSIYMGDGLNRWPATHVQDTAKAYRLALEKAPAGSTLHGVAEQGVPLKDIAEAIGERLSVPVESKEWEDMKAHFGWLANIVALDNYISSQKTQALLDWKPKQRPLLSYIKEDI, encoded by the coding sequence ATGCGTGTTTTCGTTACCGGAGGTACCGGCTTCATCGGCAAAGCTGTCGTTGAAGAACTGATCGGGAAAGGACATAGCGTCCTGGCCCTGACTCGTTCCGAGAAAGGTGCGAAGCTTCTGGCCAACCTAGGTGCCGACGTATATCATGGCAACCTGGGGGACCTTGAAAGTCTGAGAAAAGGAGCTGCCGCATCAGAGGGCGTCATTCATTGTGCTTTCCGAAACACCGTCCAGGATTTCACTGTGGCTGAATTTGAAGCAGCCTGCCAAGAGGAGAGGCAGGCGATTGAGGCAATTGGAAATGCTCTTGTTGGATCAAATAAGCCACTGGTCATCACGTCGGGCACGATGTTGCTTCCACCCGGTCGCTTAGGAACAGAAGATGACCACGATCCTAACCCTCGTTCACCTATCGCTTTGGCCCGAGGACCGTCAGAGATATTGGCTTTGTCGTTTGCCTCGAAAGGAGTACGTGTTTCTATCCTTCGCATCCCACCCGTCAATTATGGTGAAGGGGACGAAGGTTTCGTTCCAATGATGATAGACGCAGCGCGGAAGAACATGAAATCGATATATATGGGCGACGGGTTAAACCGCTGGCCAGCGACACATGTGCAAGACACTGCCAAAGCTTATCGTTTGGCGCTCGAAAAGGCCCCAGCCGGTTCAACTCTCCACGGCGTGGCTGAACAAGGCGTTCCGTTGAAAGATATTGCTGAAGCGATCGGAGAACGGCTGAGTGTTCCGGTGGAGAGTAAGGAATGGGAGGATATGAAAGCACATTTCGGGTGGTTGGCCAATATAGTTGCTCTTGACAACTATATCTCCAGCCAGAAGACACAGGCACTACTGGACTGGAAGCCAAAGCAGCGCCCACTTTTGTCTTATATCAAGGAGGATATATGA
- a CDS encoding uncharacterized protein (predicted protein) — protein sequence MGFFHSALSFLMGAFSQTMAQTAPPQMEGRIDVSKYSPPDIITRDVCIIGGGPAGTHAAIRLRQHNKSVVVLEKQDRLGGQTNTYIDPESGRAVDYGVTYFQNLSSVREMFEHFEIPLTKAVFDYKMHMFDFRTGTPVQDSSKAEMAAFTEKYMAQLAKYPYLKTGFDLPDPVPEDLLLPFGEFVQKYDMMPAVGQMGAWINALGDWQTMPTLYIMKYMCADTMNGVKTGFVRPADHNNSAIYDAARKELGEDALLNSRVVQMDRDDAKGWVYMEVQSGSQTRLIRAKKIIVAFPPHLDNFGGFDVSPKEKELFSQFQHIYFYPALVRIQGIPDNICYINRGADHPFLRPQLPGILMMRTSDVQGLCTVHFSSRFPVSEEQVKAGIVKGISSIRETQGIDGTDLEFVRLANHSPYQMTVSADAIAHGFYQELNALQGERHTYYTGATFDSHNTPQIWNFTEQLLQEQILKSLE from the coding sequence ATGGGGTTCTTCCACAGTGCCCTCTCCTTCCTTATGGGTGCATTTTCACAAACCATGGCACAGACCGCGCCTCCACAGATGGAAGGTCGCATAGATGTCTCCAAGTATAGCCCACCTGATATCATTACTCGTGATGTCTGTATCATCGGCGGCGGACCAGCAGGCACCCACGCTGCCATTCGCCTACGTCAGCACAACAAAAGCGTGGTGGTTTTAGAGAAACAGGACCGCCTCGGAGGCCAGACGAACACCTACATCGATCCCGAGTCCGGTCGGGCCGTTGACTACGGCGTCACCTACTTCCAGAACCTTTCATCTGTCCGAGAAATGTTCGAGCACTTTGAAATCCCTTTGACGAAAGCTGTCTTCGATTACAAGATGCACATGTTTGACTTCCGCACGGGAACGCCAGTCCAGGACTCCTCGAAGGCGGAAATGGCAGCCTTTACGGAGAAATATATGGCCCAGCTGGCCAAATATCCCTATCTGAAGACTGGGTTTGATCTACCGGATCCAGTGCCGGAGGATCTGCTTCTTCCATTCGGAGAATTCGTGCAAAAGTATGATATGATGCCGGCGGTCGGCCAAATGGGCGCGTGGATCAACGCACTCGGTGATTGGCAAACTATGCCCACACTGTACATCATGAAGTACATGTGTGCTGACACTATGAACGGGGTAAAGACTGGATTCGTCCGCCCGGCCGATCATAATAACAGTGCCATATACGATGCCGCCCGTAAAGAGCTAGGAGAAGATGCACTGCTGAACAGCAGGGTGGTACAGATGGATCGAGACGATGCCAAAGGCTGGGTCTACATGGAAGTGCAGTCTGGCTCACAGACAAGGCTGATCCGCGCGAAGAAGATTATTGTCGCCTTCCCACCTCACCTGGATAACTTCGGAGGCTTCGATGTCAgccccaaggagaaggagctcTTCTCTCAATTCCAACACATTTACTTCTATCCCGCATTGGTCCGCATCCAGGGCATTCCCGATAATATCTGTTATATAAACCGAGGGGCGGATCACCCGTTCCTGCGTCCCCAGCTACCTGGCatactgatgatgagaacAAGCGACGTGCAGGGGCTATGTACAGTCCATTTCTCCAGTCGTTTTCCAGTGTCGGAAGAACAGGTGAAAGCTGGCATCGTGAAAGGCATCTCTAGTATCCGAGAGACCCAAGGTATTGACGGCACTGACCTTGAGTTTGTCAGACTGGCAAACCACAGCCCATACCAGATGACAGTCTCAGCCGATGCCATCGCGCATGGGTTTTACCAAGAGCTTAACGCATTGCAGGGTGAGCGGCACACCTATTATACTGGAGCCACTTTCGACTCGCACAACACACCACAGATATGGAATTTTACAGAGCAACTGCTGCAGGAGCAAATATTGAAGTCGCTGGAGTAA
- a CDS encoding fungal specific transcription factor domain-containing protein (predicted protein) encodes MAWMYNCSDFYGKAMCASLVLHLGLPVIITPDRGPASRAPGELSAESRTRDSRLRTLWSSVLMDRYSFDFSELSSTERSRLLLDARDQLLSFYRQIHPSLQLSRTSITTETPTPAVIYLHISYHMSFILIHRPYLKVAVRNSLTIYRLALRSVTTAAASIVRLLRIHANILPLSLAPPFIVHSVLTAAVTHLCNATSTHNTLRSQSIAHFRVCFRALLVMQSRWVKATRAIRLLRGLAHRWRVMGALPLQYGFEAGGGGEAEETGWQQAEAEAEEGEREVERENEDEEREEDGRIVDTEENWPLAAEADAANSNFDGDEMEMFDSIRPETFVFDTEYRQWELSMGLEL; translated from the exons ATGGCCTGGATGTATAACT GTTCTGACTTCTACGGCAAAGCAATGTGTGCCAGTCTAGTTCTGCACCTAGGCCTACCAGTCATCATAACCCCAGACAGAGGACCCGCCAGTCGAGCGCCTGGTGAGCTCTCCGCGGAGTCAAGAACTCGTGATTCACGGTTGAGGACTCTTTGGTCTTCTGTTTTGATGGACCG TTACTCGTTTGATTTCTCCGAGCTCAGCAGCACCGAGAGatcccgcctcctcctcgacgcGCGCGACCAgctcctctccttctatCGGCAGATCCACCCTTCCCTCCAGCTGTCACGCACTAGCATCACCACGGAGACTCCTACTCCTGCTGTTATCTATCTCCACATCTCCTACCACATgtccttcatcctcatccaccgCCCTTACCTCAAAGTCGCCGTCCGAAACAGCCTGACTATCTACCGTCTGGCCCTCCGCTCCGTTACCACCGCTGCTGCATCCATCGTCCGTCTCCTGCGTATCCACGCCAATATTCTTCCGCTGTCCTTGGCCCCACCTTTTATCGTGCATAGCGTGCTCACGGCCGCCGTGACGCATCTGTGTAACGCGACTAGCACGCACAATACCTTGCGTAGCCAATCGATTGCCCACTTCCGCGTGTGTTTCCGTGCGCTTCTAGTGATGCAGAGTAGGTGGGTTAAGGCGACGCGCGCCATCAGGCTGTTGCGGGGGCTTGCGCACAGGTGGCGGGTTATGGGAGCCTTGCCGTTGCAATATGGATTCGAggctggtggaggtggggaggccgaggagaccGGGTGGCAGCaggcagaggcagaggcagaggagggggagagggaagtggagagggaaaatgaagatgaggagagagaggaggatgggagGATCGTAGATACGGAGGAAAACTGGCCATTGGCGGCGGAAGCAGATGCAGCTAATTCCAATTTCGATGGCGACGAAATGGAGATGTTTGACAGCATCCGCCCGGAGACCTTTGTCTTtgatacggagtaccggCAGTGGGAGTTGTCTATGGGGTTGGAACTCTGA